Proteins co-encoded in one Bacteroidota bacterium genomic window:
- a CDS encoding tetratricopeptide repeat protein, whose product MKIKNKKQASSTIRSEKQVSQGLPAFNNDNIDRKKNSIVALILVVTFLSFLPSLHNDLNKTWDDQSYVTNNTQIRSLSFENIKRVFMEDGYHYPNYHPFCTLSLAVNYHFSGLGPAGYHYTNLLLHLLNTLLVFVFIYVLTGRRIVTAAVTSLLFGLLPVHVESVAWISERKDVLYTFFFLLSLISYQYFIRDNNRKFYFLTILFFLCSLLSKAMAASLPLVLLLIDHYMKREWSKKNLFEKVPFVILSIAFGLLAMYIQSEYGALVKGPDLPVFRRLLHACYGFVEYIPKIIVPSGLSAFYPYPYPFRNGSSVMNQVPLILYITFVITLLIAAFIVYNIIKKRKYSAIIVFGVFFYTITIALVLQFFPVGSAIMADRYAYIPSIGLLFVIGEFFTIGYNNPKYKVIVIVGLCIYSVFLFGMTYERCKVWKNDETIWTDVLNKYPNDSRVSIALKNRAIYYMDISNYPAALNDFNAYLQSNPGDADALDKAGKIYAQKLNDTDRALAYFQAGYQINPLNVDVVYDLAIIYGVKGDYTNSLNYFLKVMELKGGGDSQLYQYIGNCYRNLGQAEKAKAFFDKAGVK is encoded by the coding sequence GTGAAGATCAAAAACAAAAAACAGGCTTCTTCAACTATAAGATCTGAAAAGCAGGTTTCGCAGGGTTTGCCTGCATTTAATAACGACAATATTGATCGGAAGAAGAATAGTATTGTCGCACTGATACTTGTTGTTACGTTTTTAAGTTTCCTTCCATCACTCCATAACGATCTGAATAAAACCTGGGATGACCAGTCTTATGTCACCAATAACACACAAATAAGAAGTCTTTCCTTTGAAAATATCAAGCGGGTATTTATGGAAGATGGGTATCATTATCCCAATTACCATCCTTTTTGCACTTTGTCACTTGCAGTTAATTATCATTTTTCGGGTTTGGGGCCGGCAGGATACCATTATACTAACCTGTTGCTGCACCTGTTGAACACATTGCTCGTGTTCGTGTTTATTTATGTTCTTACGGGCAGGCGTATAGTGACAGCCGCTGTAACATCCCTTTTATTCGGGCTACTTCCTGTGCATGTGGAATCTGTGGCCTGGATATCCGAACGAAAGGATGTATTATACACTTTCTTTTTCCTTTTATCACTTATAAGTTACCAGTATTTTATTCGCGATAATAACAGGAAATTTTATTTCCTGACGATTTTATTTTTTCTCTGCTCATTATTATCGAAAGCGATGGCAGCAAGTTTGCCTCTTGTATTATTATTGATCGATCATTATATGAAAAGGGAGTGGAGTAAAAAAAATCTTTTTGAAAAAGTTCCCTTTGTGATTCTCTCCATTGCTTTTGGCCTTTTGGCAATGTATATCCAGTCGGAATACGGGGCTTTGGTGAAAGGCCCTGATCTGCCTGTTTTTCGGCGCCTGCTACATGCGTGCTATGGCTTTGTGGAATATATTCCCAAAATTATTGTGCCATCAGGACTTTCCGCTTTCTACCCATATCCATATCCTTTTCGGAATGGATCATCGGTTATGAATCAGGTTCCATTGATCCTGTACATTACATTTGTCATTACACTTTTGATAGCGGCTTTTATTGTGTACAATATTATTAAGAAGCGTAAGTACTCCGCAATTATTGTTTTCGGAGTTTTTTTTTATACGATCACCATTGCGTTGGTGCTGCAGTTTTTCCCTGTAGGCTCAGCCATCATGGCCGACAGGTACGCATATATTCCTTCAATAGGGTTGTTGTTTGTTATAGGTGAGTTTTTCACTATTGGTTATAATAATCCTAAATACAAAGTTATTGTGATCGTGGGACTCTGCATCTATTCCGTATTTTTATTTGGCATGACGTATGAGCGTTGTAAAGTCTGGAAGAACGATGAAACGATATGGACGGATGTCCTTAATAAATACCCCAACGACAGCCGGGTATCTATCGCATTGAAAAATCGCGCTATATACTACATGGATATTAGTAATTATCCTGCCGCATTAAATGATTTTAATGCCTACCTCCAATCAAATCCGGGTGATGCGGATGCGTTAGACAAGGCGGGTAAAATTTATGCGCAGAAGTTGAACGATACGGATAGGGCTTTGGCCTATTTTCAAGCGGGCTACCAGATAAATCCATTAAATGTGGATGTAGTTTATGACCTCGCTATCATATATGGCGTTAAAGGCGATTACACTAATTCGCTTAATTATTTTCTGAAAGTAATGGAGTTGAAGGGTGGAGGTGACAGCCAGTTATATCAATACATCGGAAATTGTTACCGGAATTTAGGACAGGCTGAAAAAGCGAAAGCGTTTTTTGATAAGGCAGGGGTGAAATAA
- a CDS encoding energy transducer TonB, with the protein MISVNLKNTFVLLSIIFILSSCGNTQEEQNRQHGKIEKGVLDSGGLNIEYTVIDDKFEDLYCAEKVTLPQFPGGFDSLGKYIKANIKYPETALKDSIQGKVKIEFIVNKDGAVENAKVVEHVSEDIDAVSLNAIAKMPYWEPAFMGHKKVSLKFIIPIVYRLR; encoded by the coding sequence ATGATTTCCGTAAATCTTAAAAACACATTTGTACTTCTATCAATAATTTTCATATTGAGTTCTTGCGGGAATACTCAGGAAGAGCAAAACAGGCAGCACGGTAAAATAGAAAAAGGCGTGTTAGACTCTGGAGGCTTGAATATAGAATATACTGTCATTGATGATAAATTTGAGGATTTGTATTGCGCTGAAAAGGTTACTTTACCACAATTTCCAGGGGGATTTGATTCATTAGGTAAATATATCAAAGCCAATATTAAATATCCCGAGACTGCATTAAAAGACAGCATTCAAGGGAAAGTGAAAATTGAGTTTATTGTAAATAAAGATGGAGCTGTTGAAAATGCAAAAGTTGTAGAACATGTCAGCGAAGATATTGACGCGGTTAGTTTGAATGCAATTGCCAAAATGCCATACTGGGAACCCGCATTTATGGGACATAAAAAAGTTTCATTAAAATTTATAATTCCTATCGTTTATCGTTTAAGGTAA
- a CDS encoding tungsten formylmethanofuran dehydrogenase has protein sequence MENNTKLLIEKEALLKAFELMCTAKAMTELFEQNKEVTAKYVHATSRGHEAIQLALGLQLKPQDYLSAYYRDDSILLGIGMTPYELMLQLLAKRDDPFSGGRTYYCHPSLRRDNMPKIPHQSSATGMQAIPTTGVAMGIWYREKTGIPEYKGADKAFAVCSLGDASITEGEVAEAFQMAVLKKLPILYLIQDNEWDISAHSEDFRSMDASDYAKGFKGLETRTIDGTDFIKCYETVREVIGLIRKERRPFLIHAKVPLLNHHTSGVRKEWYRDDLAEQAKRDPFPRLRNQLLSAGIDNSQLESIEAKAKQAVEADYQRALKAEDPKPEDLFKHDFAPTPVTEEKGQRSPKGKQPVVMVDSALFAIRELMSKHKECLLYGQDVGWRLGGVFREAATLAQQFGNERVFNTPIQEAFIVGSTVGMSAAGLKPIVEVQFADYIWPGLNQLFTEVARSNYLSNGKWPVSMILRVPIGAYGSGGPYHSSSVESVVCNIKGLKIAYPSTGADLKGLMKSAYYDPNPVVIFEHKGLYWSKLKGTEDSKTIEPDEDYIIPFGKARIVQEVTQDSQSTTTIITYGMGVYWAKNASKQFPDRVEIIDLRTLNPIDEEAIFNSVKKHNRCIVLTEEQLQNSFAQALAGRIGQECFEFLDAPVQCVGAENMPAIPLNSTLEATMLPNPDKVAKVIEKVLKY, from the coding sequence ATGGAGAATAACACGAAATTACTAATTGAAAAGGAGGCTTTACTGAAGGCTTTTGAGTTGATGTGCACGGCAAAAGCCATGACCGAGTTATTCGAGCAAAATAAAGAAGTTACAGCCAAATATGTTCATGCCACCTCACGTGGTCACGAAGCCATACAACTGGCACTTGGCTTGCAGCTGAAACCGCAGGATTATCTCTCCGCCTATTACCGTGATGACAGCATCTTGCTTGGCATTGGAATGACCCCATACGAATTAATGCTTCAACTTTTAGCGAAACGTGATGACCCTTTCTCGGGTGGACGAACTTATTACTGCCACCCCAGCCTTCGAAGGGATAATATGCCTAAAATTCCTCACCAAAGTTCTGCTACCGGCATGCAGGCTATTCCCACAACCGGTGTGGCTATGGGGATCTGGTACCGTGAAAAAACCGGAATACCCGAGTATAAAGGAGCAGATAAAGCCTTTGCAGTTTGTTCATTAGGCGATGCATCAATTACGGAAGGCGAAGTGGCGGAAGCTTTTCAAATGGCTGTTTTAAAAAAATTACCGATCCTTTACCTTATACAGGATAATGAATGGGATATATCGGCCCATTCAGAAGATTTCCGGTCAATGGATGCAAGTGATTATGCAAAAGGTTTTAAGGGACTTGAAACGCGCACCATTGACGGCACTGATTTTATTAAATGTTACGAAACCGTCCGGGAAGTTATTGGTTTGATCCGTAAAGAACGTCGACCATTCCTGATACATGCTAAAGTACCTTTGCTGAACCACCATACATCGGGTGTTCGTAAAGAATGGTACCGCGACGACCTGGCTGAACAGGCAAAACGGGATCCGTTTCCAAGATTACGTAACCAATTATTGTCTGCGGGAATTGATAACTCCCAATTGGAGTCCATTGAAGCGAAAGCGAAACAAGCGGTTGAAGCGGACTACCAACGTGCATTGAAAGCCGAAGACCCTAAACCGGAAGATCTGTTTAAGCATGATTTCGCGCCAACCCCTGTCACAGAGGAAAAAGGACAGCGTTCCCCGAAAGGAAAACAACCGGTGGTGATGGTCGACTCCGCATTATTTGCCATACGGGAGTTGATGAGCAAACATAAAGAATGTTTGCTTTACGGGCAGGATGTAGGATGGCGGCTTGGCGGAGTGTTTCGTGAGGCAGCAACCCTTGCACAGCAATTTGGTAACGAGCGTGTGTTTAATACCCCCATCCAGGAAGCATTTATAGTTGGCAGCACAGTAGGTATGAGTGCGGCAGGTTTAAAACCCATTGTTGAAGTTCAGTTCGCGGATTATATATGGCCCGGGTTGAACCAATTATTCACCGAAGTGGCACGTTCCAACTATTTATCAAATGGAAAATGGCCGGTGAGCATGATACTGCGTGTGCCAATTGGTGCCTATGGAAGCGGTGGCCCTTATCACTCATCCAGTGTGGAAAGTGTAGTATGCAATATAAAAGGTTTAAAGATCGCTTATCCCTCAACAGGCGCAGACCTCAAGGGACTGATGAAATCTGCTTACTATGACCCCAACCCCGTTGTAATATTTGAACACAAGGGTTTATACTGGAGTAAACTAAAAGGGACAGAAGATTCCAAAACGATTGAGCCGGATGAGGATTATATAATTCCTTTTGGTAAAGCCCGGATTGTTCAGGAAGTAACCCAAGATTCCCAATCAACAACAACAATAATCACCTATGGCATGGGCGTATATTGGGCAAAAAATGCTTCCAAACAATTTCCTGACCGTGTGGAAATAATTGACCTTAGAACACTAAACCCGATTGACGAAGAAGCCATTTTCAATTCAGTAAAAAAACATAACCGCTGCATTGTACTCACTGAGGAACAACTGCAAAACAGTTTCGCACAAGCCCTTGCCGGAAGAATAGGACAGGAGTGTTTCGAATTCCTTGACGCCCCTGTACAATGTGTTGGCGCTGAAAACATGCCTGCCATACCACTTAACTCGACCCTGGAAGCCACCATGCTGCCGAATCCGGATAAGGTGGCCAAAGTGATTGAAAAGGTTTTGAAGTATTGA
- a CDS encoding enoyl-CoA hydratase/isomerase family protein, with the protein METGTVQTKTENGIATVTFFHPQSNSLPGTLLRTLADEITKAGNDPEAKVIILKSEGEKTFCAGASFDELISIKDLETGKKFFSGFAAVINAMRKAPKFVLVRVQGKAVGGGVGLASAGDYTFAIDSALVKLSELAVGIGPFVVGPAVERKVGKAAFSQLTINASEWHTAQWAKEQGLYAGLFPTAADLDTAINTLADKLAKSNPEAMMMLKKIMWEGTDNWDTLLIERAEMSGKLVLSEFTRKFIETFKAGTR; encoded by the coding sequence ATGGAAACAGGAACAGTACAAACCAAAACTGAAAATGGTATAGCCACGGTAACATTCTTTCATCCCCAAAGCAACTCCTTACCGGGCACACTGCTGCGAACATTGGCCGACGAAATAACCAAGGCAGGCAATGATCCGGAGGCCAAAGTAATTATCCTTAAAAGTGAGGGCGAAAAAACTTTTTGCGCAGGAGCTTCATTTGATGAACTTATTTCTATTAAAGATCTCGAAACAGGTAAAAAATTCTTCTCAGGCTTTGCAGCGGTCATAAATGCCATGCGTAAAGCACCAAAATTTGTGCTCGTCCGTGTTCAGGGAAAAGCGGTGGGCGGCGGCGTGGGGCTTGCCAGTGCAGGCGATTATACATTTGCTATTGACAGCGCTTTAGTAAAACTAAGTGAACTGGCTGTGGGCATAGGCCCGTTTGTTGTGGGTCCTGCTGTTGAACGGAAAGTTGGTAAGGCCGCATTTTCACAACTTACCATCAACGCAAGCGAATGGCACACCGCACAATGGGCAAAAGAACAAGGTTTGTATGCCGGGCTATTCCCGACCGCAGCCGATCTCGATACCGCTATAAACACATTAGCTGATAAACTGGCAAAGAGCAACCCCGAAGCCATGATGATGCTCAAAAAAATAATGTGGGAAGGAACCGATAACTGGGATACATTATTGATCGAACGGGCTGAAATGAGCGGAAAACTTGTGCTATCCGAATTTACACGAAAATTTATTGAGACGTTTAAAGCGGGAACGAGGTAG
- a CDS encoding GNAT family N-acetyltransferase, whose protein sequence is MENAITIAELTGKEQMLSQLHLVQQLTAGITRSKYSEMLDTMLVNGYRQVGAFENGQCIGISGFWISVKIYSDKYVEMDNVIIDEKHRSKKVGKLLCDWIINEAKQKGCKTAMLDAYVENKDAHRFYFREGYVIRGFHFLKSI, encoded by the coding sequence ATGGAAAACGCTATCACCATAGCCGAACTCACCGGCAAAGAGCAAATGCTTTCGCAGTTACACCTGGTACAACAGTTAACGGCGGGCATTACCAGGTCGAAATACAGCGAGATGCTTGACACTATGCTTGTAAACGGATACCGGCAAGTTGGAGCTTTTGAGAATGGACAATGCATAGGTATTTCAGGTTTTTGGATAAGCGTCAAGATATACTCTGATAAATATGTCGAAATGGACAATGTGATCATTGACGAAAAACACCGTTCAAAAAAAGTTGGGAAATTATTATGCGACTGGATCATTAATGAAGCCAAACAAAAAGGCTGCAAAACTGCTATGCTGGATGCTTATGTGGAAAATAAGGACGCTCACCGTTTTTATTTTCGGGAAGGATATGTTATCCGGGGATTTCATTTTTTAAAAAGTATTTGA
- a CDS encoding OmpA family protein — translation MVIKVKDVALDPIANASVSVNDKITNDLVAANTTPPNGSVTYTLDLFREYIITIGHKDHVTKKLWVDGNVPGKENNTKVSFYFEEIVHLLTLSSDKLGAELIDKPFAKIYYNTQIRDMDVDSDYDAIVKKEVAALTGKERVALLNKLKGGNSAADSKKTGKPAIPGEDDPGFDFLGSTIKELVKKNETRAEQSILTQASVTIFSDADKLIELKTDKKDGRFRTRLEYGHVYKVAVSHPSTVPMFLTIDARIPKDKYDLRMGVEAINIPCVDKRSVNVDTAKYRFAFDKYMFDGKKTLVRDKKYFEDFLNGRTREYLDYKALVREQNKNSGAGNADQAGLQKINYISGKILSGTPPSTPVKNVKVILTGDRGEPVQACVTSNFGRFLFSNVLLDQNYTIKVDEADMKQLNGQKITILNKNDKEVTVMMADAGGKFTFRLLNSDKKTLELLASDEESLMISGNLLALINNLTQPLANTKVQLVNEKGEMIEAVLTNEFGTFVFTKLPPNQSFLIELADGDPKLAGIRVIITDRNGKEVNSTVCNNQGKFKFEFLKQDELKPKLMEVEESELRLDLKGKLFKNTNQQALANTRLDLVNEKNQLVQSTQTDNAGNFKFSKVSYGKNYSLNASSQQAEKVILADANGVVVKEYTAGGGISTIKMPLLSSDLQKITSVSFDDPWLKVASRSNKNEKQETVVIPEKVYFELNDSKITTEGKVILDKVIQVMKGNSNVSIEVSSHTDSQGSDEYNLDLSKKRAKSAVDYMIGGGISKDRLAGVGYGETKLVNKCANGALCSEEEHAQNRRLEFKVMYIK, via the coding sequence TTGGTGATTAAAGTAAAAGATGTGGCGCTTGATCCGATCGCAAATGCATCTGTTTCTGTTAATGACAAAATTACAAATGATCTTGTCGCAGCTAATACAACTCCTCCAAACGGGTCCGTTACCTATACACTCGATCTGTTCCGCGAATATATTATTACGATCGGTCATAAAGATCATGTAACAAAGAAGCTGTGGGTCGATGGAAATGTTCCCGGCAAGGAAAACAACACGAAGGTTTCTTTTTATTTTGAAGAAATTGTTCATCTGCTTACTCTTTCATCTGATAAGCTGGGAGCGGAATTGATAGATAAACCTTTTGCGAAAATATATTATAATACCCAGATAAGAGATATGGATGTGGATAGTGATTACGATGCAATTGTTAAAAAGGAAGTGGCAGCGCTTACAGGCAAGGAAAGGGTTGCTTTGTTAAACAAGCTTAAGGGCGGAAATTCGGCAGCTGACTCTAAAAAAACAGGTAAGCCGGCTATCCCCGGTGAAGATGATCCTGGATTTGATTTTTTGGGAAGTACCATCAAAGAGCTTGTTAAGAAAAATGAAACCAGGGCTGAACAATCCATTCTGACTCAAGCTTCTGTAACAATATTCAGCGATGCAGATAAACTCATAGAATTGAAAACTGATAAAAAGGACGGACGTTTCAGGACCAGGCTGGAGTACGGCCATGTTTACAAAGTGGCGGTTTCACACCCTTCTACAGTTCCTATGTTTTTAACCATTGATGCCCGGATACCAAAAGATAAGTATGATCTACGTATGGGCGTCGAGGCTATTAACATACCTTGTGTGGATAAAAGGAGTGTGAATGTTGATACTGCAAAATACCGTTTTGCTTTCGATAAATATATGTTCGATGGTAAAAAAACACTGGTGCGTGATAAGAAGTATTTCGAGGATTTTTTGAATGGAAGAACCCGGGAATACCTCGATTATAAAGCATTAGTGCGTGAGCAGAATAAGAATTCGGGAGCGGGAAATGCAGATCAGGCCGGTCTGCAAAAGATAAATTATATTTCGGGGAAGATACTTTCGGGCACTCCTCCTTCAACACCTGTTAAAAATGTAAAAGTCATACTGACAGGTGATCGTGGAGAGCCTGTACAAGCATGTGTTACAAGCAATTTTGGCCGGTTTTTGTTTTCAAATGTGTTGCTTGACCAGAATTATACGATCAAAGTTGATGAGGCTGATATGAAACAACTGAACGGACAAAAGATCACGATATTAAATAAGAATGATAAGGAGGTAACTGTAATGATGGCTGACGCAGGCGGAAAGTTCACATTCCGCTTACTTAATTCGGATAAAAAAACGCTTGAGCTGTTAGCTTCTGATGAGGAGAGCCTGATGATAAGTGGTAATTTGCTTGCACTCATTAACAATTTAACACAGCCTCTTGCTAACACAAAAGTTCAGCTTGTAAATGAGAAGGGGGAAATGATTGAAGCGGTATTGACCAATGAATTCGGGACATTCGTATTCACAAAACTTCCTCCTAATCAAAGCTTTTTGATCGAGTTGGCTGATGGTGATCCGAAGCTGGCAGGTATAAGGGTTATCATTACCGACCGTAACGGAAAGGAAGTAAACTCAACAGTATGTAACAATCAGGGCAAGTTTAAGTTTGAGTTTTTGAAGCAGGACGAGTTGAAACCAAAGCTGATGGAGGTGGAGGAAAGCGAACTTCGTCTTGATCTGAAAGGAAAGCTGTTTAAGAATACAAACCAGCAAGCCCTGGCTAACACCAGGCTTGATCTGGTAAATGAGAAAAATCAACTGGTTCAATCAACCCAGACCGATAATGCAGGTAACTTTAAATTTTCCAAAGTGAGTTATGGGAAGAATTATTCTCTTAATGCCTCTTCGCAGCAAGCTGAAAAAGTTATTCTTGCGGATGCCAATGGCGTTGTTGTAAAAGAGTATACGGCAGGTGGCGGGATCAGCACAATAAAGATGCCCCTGTTGTCTTCCGATCTTCAAAAAATAACTTCAGTATCATTTGACGACCCCTGGTTAAAAGTTGCCTCCAGGAGCAATAAAAATGAAAAGCAGGAAACTGTAGTAATACCGGAGAAGGTTTATTTCGAATTGAATGATTCTAAAATTACAACCGAAGGCAAGGTTATCCTGGATAAGGTGATACAGGTAATGAAAGGTAATTCTAACGTCAGTATAGAAGTAAGTTCACATACAGATTCCCAGGGCTCGGATGAATATAACCTGGATCTGTCAAAGAAAAGAGCAAAGAGTGCCGTGGACTATATGATCGGAGGAGGGATATCTAAAGATCGCCTGGCCGGAGTTGGTTACGGCGAAACAAAACTGGTGAATAAATGCGCTAACGGGGCATTATGCAGTGAAGAAGAACATGCTCAAAATCGCAGACTTGAGTTTAAAGTAATGTATATCAAATAA
- a CDS encoding type II toxin-antitoxin system HigB family toxin yields the protein MNIIKTKTLYHWLHIPKYKNAKNAMESWINDFSSCDYSSPNEIRVKYASADFVGNNTVIFNINGNHFRLIVRIRYQFKRVYIIWFGTHNEYDKLENIENIPFKE from the coding sequence ATGAATATCATTAAAACTAAAACACTATACCATTGGCTTCACATACCCAAATACAAAAACGCCAAAAATGCAATGGAAAGCTGGATAAATGATTTTTCATCTTGCGATTACTCTTCTCCCAATGAAATAAGAGTCAAATACGCATCTGCTGATTTTGTAGGTAACAACACTGTTATCTTTAACATAAATGGAAATCATTTCAGATTAATTGTTCGCATCAGGTATCAGTTTAAAAGGGTTTATATAATTTGGTTTGGCACACATAATGAATATGATAAATTGGAAAACATAGAAAACATACCTTTTAAAGAATAA
- the paaZ gene encoding phenylacetic acid degradation bifunctional protein PaaZ, with product MKLQNYALGKWVAGEGDGQQLYNAITGENIATAGSKGLDFEAMTRYARSTGGPKLRKLTFHERGRMLKALAMHLQSKKEDFYKISWATGATRIDSWVDIEGGIGNLFSYASLRRQFPDETFCVEGDVAKLSKGGTFIGHHICVPKEGVAIHINAFNFPVWGMLEKVAVNWLAGVPAIVKPATVTSFLTEAVVKEIIASGILPEGALQLICGSANGILDHVLNQDVVTFTGSAHTGKMLKAHPRLLAEAVPFNMEADSLNCCILGNDVTPDKPEFDIFIKEVVREITTKAGQKCTAVRRIIVPENKIEDVQIALGKRLAQTIIGDPNVEGVRMGSLAGQAQLLEVKEKVAQLSKTQKIIIGSFEKFEVKGADKNKGAFMPPIVFLNDNPFTNTDCHSIEAFGPVSTLMPYKTTDEAIQLAKMGKGSLVSSIVTADDNIAKQYVLGAASMHGRILILNNDCAKESTGHGSPMPLLVHGGPGRAGGGEEMGGKRGVFHYLQRTAIQGSPTTLTKVTNQYQYGAKYIDKKIHPFKRYFEELEIGETLITGTHLVTLKNIEDFAELSGDKFYAHMDEKSLEGTIFTGRVAHGYYILSRAAGLFVDAPKGPVLLNYGIDECRFTKPVYPGSTIGVRFTCKEKAEQEKKTPDDIAKGIVKWLVDVFDETGETVAIATILTMVKKRDQK from the coding sequence ATGAAACTACAAAATTACGCACTTGGTAAATGGGTCGCCGGAGAAGGTGACGGCCAGCAACTGTATAACGCTATTACAGGCGAAAATATAGCCACTGCAGGCAGTAAAGGATTGGATTTTGAAGCCATGACGCGTTACGCCCGGTCAACAGGCGGACCTAAACTCCGAAAGCTCACTTTTCACGAGCGTGGCCGCATGCTGAAAGCATTAGCTATGCACCTGCAATCGAAAAAAGAAGATTTTTATAAAATAAGCTGGGCCACAGGCGCAACACGCATTGATAGCTGGGTTGACATTGAAGGCGGTATAGGGAATTTATTTTCATATGCCAGCCTGCGCAGGCAATTTCCCGACGAAACATTTTGCGTGGAAGGTGATGTGGCCAAACTTTCCAAAGGCGGAACGTTTATTGGTCACCACATTTGTGTACCAAAAGAAGGTGTCGCTATCCATATTAACGCGTTCAACTTCCCGGTTTGGGGAATGCTTGAAAAGGTTGCCGTGAATTGGCTGGCCGGTGTTCCTGCAATAGTAAAACCTGCAACAGTTACTTCATTTTTAACAGAAGCCGTGGTAAAAGAGATCATCGCTTCAGGCATTTTACCCGAAGGTGCACTCCAGCTGATCTGTGGAAGCGCCAATGGCATATTGGATCACGTTCTTAACCAGGATGTAGTTACATTCACAGGTTCTGCGCATACAGGGAAAATGCTTAAGGCACATCCCCGCCTGCTTGCAGAAGCTGTACCTTTTAACATGGAAGCGGATTCCCTCAACTGCTGCATTTTAGGAAACGATGTAACACCGGATAAGCCCGAGTTTGATATTTTCATTAAAGAAGTGGTACGTGAAATAACAACCAAGGCCGGACAAAAGTGTACCGCTGTACGCAGAATAATTGTTCCGGAAAATAAAATTGAAGATGTTCAGATCGCGCTGGGCAAACGACTGGCGCAAACTATTATTGGCGACCCCAATGTAGAGGGTGTACGTATGGGCTCGCTGGCCGGACAAGCCCAATTACTGGAAGTAAAAGAAAAAGTAGCACAGCTAAGTAAGACACAAAAAATAATTATCGGCAGTTTCGAAAAATTTGAAGTGAAGGGTGCTGACAAAAACAAAGGTGCATTTATGCCCCCGATCGTATTTCTAAATGATAATCCATTTACAAATACCGATTGCCACAGCATTGAAGCTTTTGGACCCGTGAGCACATTAATGCCTTACAAAACCACGGACGAAGCGATACAACTCGCAAAAATGGGAAAGGGTTCATTGGTAAGCTCGATAGTTACTGCCGATGACAACATCGCAAAACAATATGTATTAGGTGCCGCAAGTATGCATGGCCGCATACTGATCTTAAATAATGATTGCGCTAAAGAAAGTACAGGACATGGTTCACCTATGCCTTTACTGGTACACGGCGGGCCCGGTCGTGCGGGTGGCGGCGAAGAAATGGGCGGCAAACGTGGCGTGTTCCATTATTTACAACGTACCGCCATACAGGGCTCACCCACAACACTTACAAAAGTGACCAATCAATACCAATATGGCGCTAAATACATCGACAAAAAAATCCATCCATTTAAACGCTATTTTGAAGAACTCGAAATTGGCGAAACGCTTATTACCGGCACACATTTAGTCACACTCAAAAACATTGAGGACTTTGCTGAATTGAGTGGAGACAAATTTTATGCCCACATGGATGAAAAATCACTCGAAGGCACAATTTTTACAGGGCGTGTTGCGCACGGCTACTATATTTTATCGAGAGCTGCGGGACTCTTTGTTGATGCACCCAAGGGCCCTGTACTGCTGAACTATGGCATTGATGAGTGCCGGTTCACAAAACCCGTTTACCCGGGATCGACCATTGGTGTGCGCTTTACATGCAAAGAAAAGGCCGAGCAAGAGAAAAAGACGCCGGATGATATTGCGAAAGGGATAGTAAAATGGCTTGTTGATGTGTTTGACGAAACGGGTGAGACCGTTGCCATTGCAACTATATTGACGATGGTGAAGAAGCGGGATCAAAAATAA
- a CDS encoding GxxExxY protein, producing MNEDETTKIIIGCAIKVHKALGPGLLESAYVECLYYELCKAGLMVEKQKPLPLVYEEVKLEVGYRVDLFVEKKVVVEVKSVDALNDIFLAQTLTYLTLSNSKVGLLINFNVLKLIDGLKRVVNKY from the coding sequence ATGAACGAGGATGAGACAACAAAAATAATTATTGGTTGTGCTATAAAAGTACACAAAGCGTTAGGGCCCGGTTTATTGGAATCGGCTTATGTGGAGTGTTTGTATTATGAATTATGCAAAGCAGGGCTAATGGTAGAAAAACAAAAGCCTTTGCCGTTAGTTTATGAAGAAGTCAAATTAGAAGTTGGATATAGAGTAGATCTTTTTGTGGAAAAGAAGGTGGTTGTTGAAGTAAAATCAGTTGATGCTCTGAATGATATATTTTTGGCACAAACATTAACTTATTTAACACTTTCTAATTCAAAAGTCGGCCTATTGATCAACTTTAATGTTTTGAAATTAATTGATGGTCTGAAACGAGTAGTCAATAAATACTAA